The following are from one region of the Amycolatopsis sp. QT-25 genome:
- a CDS encoding fused MFS/spermidine synthase, whose amino-acid sequence MRPAPTPGKYPVRFGTAELLRDADRPNAWMISVDGVAQSHVDLDDPTDLEFDYIRRIADVVDCLGDGPLDVLHVGGAACTLPRYIAAARPRSRQLVFDADGELVALVREQLGLKGLKVRVGDGREGVSGRYDASADLVIVDAFERGVLAGGLATVEFTNEVARVLRPAGTYLANISDGPNLPFLRRFLATLATSFPHLALLAEPGVLRGRRFGNIVVAASRVELPVTGMTRRAASSAYPARCVAGEDLRDLRGKAKPVTDAEALPSPVPPKDVFGIF is encoded by the coding sequence GTGAGACCGGCACCGACCCCAGGCAAGTATCCGGTCCGCTTCGGCACGGCCGAGCTGCTCCGGGACGCCGACCGCCCGAACGCCTGGATGATCTCGGTGGACGGCGTCGCCCAGTCGCACGTCGACCTCGACGACCCCACGGATCTCGAGTTCGACTACATCCGCCGTATCGCCGACGTCGTCGACTGCCTCGGCGACGGGCCGCTCGACGTGCTGCACGTCGGCGGGGCGGCCTGCACGCTCCCCCGCTACATCGCCGCGGCGCGGCCGCGCTCGCGGCAACTGGTCTTCGACGCCGACGGCGAGCTCGTCGCGCTCGTCCGCGAGCAGCTGGGCCTGAAGGGACTGAAGGTCCGTGTCGGCGACGGCCGCGAAGGCGTCTCCGGCAGGTACGACGCTTCGGCCGACCTGGTCATCGTGGACGCTTTCGAACGCGGAGTCCTGGCAGGCGGGCTCGCGACCGTCGAGTTCACGAACGAGGTCGCGCGCGTCCTCCGGCCGGCCGGAACCTACCTCGCCAACATCTCCGACGGCCCGAACCTGCCGTTCCTCCGCCGGTTCCTGGCGACACTGGCGACGTCGTTCCCGCACCTCGCGCTGCTCGCGGAACCGGGTGTCCTGCGGGGCCGCCGGTTCGGGAACATCGTGGTCGCCGCTTCCCGCGTCGAACTGCCGGTGACCGGGATGACCCGGCGGGCCGCGTCGTCCGCCTACCCGGCTCGCTGCGTCGCCGGCGAAGACCTCCGCGACCTGCGAGGCAAGGCGAAACCCGTCACCGACGCGGAAGCCCTGCCGTCACCGGTGCCGCCGAAAGACGTCTTCGGGATCTTCTGA
- a CDS encoding serine/threonine dehydratase, with protein MNTPTWEDVLKAAEAVRPFVRHTPLLRAEVDGRPLVLKLEQLQRSGSFKLRGAVNALLSGPAPERVLTASGGNHGLGLAMAASLLNLPATVYVPESAPRAKTARIEAAGAKLIRHGATYAEAAAKALEAASEPGTRYLHAYDDPIVVAGQGTVAAEVVQDAPDVDAFSVAVGGGGLAAGTSLAGLPTYAVEPERCRALDAALAAGEPVDVEIDSVAASALGATRIGSVPFAVLRDRVTSVLVSDAELLAARDRLWEEFRLAVEPAAAVPFAAWLAGRTEGELPCVILCGANSDWTP; from the coding sequence ATGAACACTCCGACCTGGGAAGACGTCCTCAAGGCCGCCGAAGCCGTCCGCCCGTTCGTGCGACACACGCCGCTGCTGCGCGCCGAGGTCGACGGGCGGCCGCTGGTGCTCAAGCTGGAGCAGCTGCAGCGGAGCGGGTCGTTCAAACTGCGGGGCGCGGTGAACGCGCTGCTGAGCGGACCGGCGCCAGAGCGCGTGCTGACGGCGTCCGGCGGCAACCACGGGCTGGGCTTGGCGATGGCGGCTTCGCTGCTGAACCTGCCCGCGACGGTGTACGTGCCGGAGTCGGCTCCGCGGGCGAAGACGGCCCGGATCGAAGCGGCGGGTGCCAAGCTCATCCGCCACGGAGCGACGTACGCCGAGGCGGCCGCGAAGGCGCTCGAGGCCGCGTCTGAGCCGGGCACCCGGTACCTGCACGCCTACGACGACCCCATCGTCGTCGCCGGTCAGGGCACCGTGGCGGCCGAAGTGGTCCAGGACGCGCCGGACGTCGACGCGTTCTCGGTCGCGGTCGGCGGTGGCGGGCTCGCCGCGGGTACGTCGCTGGCCGGGTTGCCGACGTACGCCGTCGAGCCGGAGCGATGCCGCGCGCTCGACGCGGCGTTGGCGGCGGGCGAGCCGGTGGACGTGGAGATCGACTCGGTGGCGGCGTCGGCGCTGGGCGCGACCAGGATCGGGAGCGTCCCGTTCGCCGTGCTCCGGGATCGGGTGACGTCCGTGCTGGTCAGCGACGCGGAACTGCTCGCCGCGCGGGACCGGCTCTGGGAGGAGTTCCGCCTCGCCGTCGAACCGGCCGCGGCGGTCCCGTTCGCCGCGTGGCTGGCCGGGCGGACCGAGGGCGAGCTGCCCTGCGTCATCCTGTGCGGCGCTAACAGTGACTGGACGCCCTGA
- a CDS encoding ATP-binding protein gives MCSNRRGRRPWSLRRRLIAQVAGLLALVCLAVGVVTELALRDFLFDQLDARLAETSERAGRPPPPGRPGGERVPEGLRAYGQSTGSLFVTILPDGSVIAAVLRSSYDAKIADPFPHDPIGPAPLSALLRSAPTDKPADVDLGALGEYRVVAEPVANGSVAITGLPTKDVTDTLWNLGFIFGGVAAGGILLAGALGAVTVRRTMKPLDRLAATATRVAELPLDRGEVALFERVSEVDTDPRTEVGKVGFALNRMLGHIASALSARQASESRVRRFVADASHELRTPLAAIRGYAELTRRSGSAVPPDIAFAMSRVESESTRMTGLVEDLLLLARLDSGRPVVRRPVDLSRLVADAVADAHVAGPAHKWLLEVPPEPITVLGDADQLHQVVINLLGNARTHTPAGTEVATSLSIVDTTVTLSIVDGGPGISPKILPDVFERFARGDDSRSRAAGSTGLGLAIVAAVVAAHGGQVGVASRPGRTEFRVVLRASSHC, from the coding sequence ATGTGCTCAAACCGGCGGGGTAGACGGCCGTGGTCCCTGCGACGGCGGTTGATCGCGCAGGTCGCGGGATTGCTGGCGCTGGTCTGCCTGGCGGTCGGCGTGGTGACCGAACTGGCGTTGCGTGATTTCCTGTTCGACCAGCTCGACGCCCGGCTCGCCGAGACGAGTGAACGCGCCGGCCGTCCGCCGCCACCGGGCCGTCCCGGCGGGGAACGGGTCCCCGAGGGCCTGCGCGCGTACGGGCAGAGCACCGGTTCGCTGTTCGTGACCATCCTCCCGGACGGGAGTGTGATCGCGGCGGTGCTGCGGTCCAGCTACGACGCGAAGATCGCCGATCCGTTCCCGCACGACCCGATCGGCCCGGCCCCGCTGTCCGCCCTGCTGCGGTCGGCGCCGACCGACAAGCCCGCCGACGTGGACCTCGGGGCGCTCGGGGAGTACCGCGTGGTGGCCGAACCGGTGGCCAACGGCAGCGTCGCGATCACCGGACTGCCCACGAAGGACGTCACGGACACGTTGTGGAACCTCGGTTTCATCTTCGGCGGGGTGGCCGCCGGCGGCATCCTGCTGGCGGGCGCGCTCGGTGCGGTGACCGTGCGGCGCACCATGAAACCCCTCGACCGCCTGGCCGCCACCGCGACCAGGGTCGCCGAACTCCCGTTGGACCGCGGCGAGGTCGCGCTGTTCGAGCGGGTGTCCGAAGTGGACACCGATCCGCGCACCGAGGTCGGCAAGGTCGGTTTCGCGCTCAACCGCATGCTCGGCCACATCGCGAGCGCGTTGTCCGCCCGCCAGGCCAGTGAGAGCCGGGTGCGCCGGTTCGTCGCGGACGCCAGCCACGAACTGCGGACCCCGCTCGCGGCCATCCGCGGTTACGCCGAACTCACCCGGCGGTCCGGCTCCGCGGTACCGCCGGACATCGCGTTCGCGATGAGCAGGGTCGAGTCGGAATCGACGCGGATGACCGGCCTGGTCGAGGATCTGCTGCTGCTCGCGCGGCTCGACTCCGGCCGTCCGGTGGTGCGCCGGCCGGTCGATCTGTCCCGGCTGGTCGCGGACGCCGTCGCCGACGCGCACGTCGCCGGGCCGGCGCACAAGTGGCTGCTGGAGGTGCCACCGGAGCCGATCACCGTCCTCGGCGACGCGGATCAGCTGCACCAGGTGGTGATCAACCTGCTGGGCAACGCGCGCACGCACACCCCGGCGGGTACCGAGGTCGCCACTTCCTTGTCCATAGTGGACACAACGGTGACACTGTCCATCGTCGATGGTGGGCCGGGTATTTCGCCGAAGATCCTCCCTGACGTCTTCGAACGCTTCGCCCGCGGCGACGACTCGCGGTCGCGGGCGGCGGGCAGCACCGGCCTCGGCCTGGCCATCGTCGCGGCCGTCGTCGCCGCGCACGGCGGGCAGGTCGGGGTCGCCAGCCGTCCGGGGCGGACGGAGTTCCGGGTCGTGCTCAGGGCGTCCAGTCACTGTTAG
- a CDS encoding response regulator transcription factor, translating into MTGVNVPSSGSGKAALRRADGSPVRVLVVDDEATLSELVSMALRMEGWDVRTAADGVEAVRVAREFRPDAVVLDVMLPDMSGLDVLRRLRSEVPDLPVLFLTAKDAVEDRIAGLTAGGDDYVTKPFSLEEVALRLRALLRRAGGMAGPSGSTLVVGDLTLDEDSREVRRGGDLVPLTATEFELLRYLMRNPKRVLSKTQILDRVWSYDFGGQANIVELYISYLRKKIDADREPMIHTMRGAGYVLKPAG; encoded by the coding sequence ATGACCGGTGTGAACGTCCCTTCGTCCGGCTCCGGCAAGGCCGCTCTGCGCCGTGCCGACGGCAGCCCCGTGCGGGTGCTGGTCGTGGACGACGAGGCGACCCTGTCCGAGCTCGTGTCGATGGCGCTGCGCATGGAGGGCTGGGACGTGCGCACCGCCGCCGACGGCGTCGAGGCGGTCCGCGTCGCCAGGGAGTTCCGGCCGGACGCGGTGGTGCTGGACGTCATGCTGCCGGATATGAGCGGCCTGGACGTGTTGCGGCGCCTGCGTTCCGAGGTGCCGGACCTGCCGGTGCTGTTCCTGACCGCGAAGGACGCGGTGGAGGACCGGATCGCCGGGCTCACCGCGGGCGGCGACGACTACGTCACCAAACCGTTCAGCCTGGAGGAGGTCGCGTTGCGGCTGCGCGCGCTGCTCCGGCGCGCGGGCGGGATGGCCGGGCCGAGCGGTTCGACGCTCGTCGTCGGAGACCTGACCCTGGACGAGGACAGCCGCGAAGTGCGCCGCGGCGGCGATCTGGTGCCGTTGACCGCGACCGAGTTCGAACTGCTGCGTTACCTCATGCGAAACCCCAAGCGGGTGTTGTCGAAGACGCAGATCCTCGACCGGGTGTGGAGCTACGACTTCGGTGGCCAGGCCAACATCGTCGAGCTGTACATCTCCTACCTCCGCAAGAAGATCGACGCCGACCGGGAACCGATGATCCACACGATGCGCGGCGCCGGGTATGTGCTCAAACCGGCGGGGTAG